The following proteins are co-located in the Melanotaenia boesemani isolate fMelBoe1 chromosome 5, fMelBoe1.pri, whole genome shotgun sequence genome:
- the slc16a13 gene encoding monocarboxylate transporter 13, translated as MAKSKVQSESRAGEAEGPDGGWGWVLVAAMFISTSLVFGLMRSLGIFFVEFIQYFEESAQAISWISSTGLAAQQFFSPLGAALCNAYNARLVVMTGGFLAALGLILASQATCLVHLYLTMGVVSGLGWGLVFTPMVATVMANFTRRRALALGLGFSSIGLSSFAFNPLFQLLVETYAWRGALLILGGLSLNIVPCGALIRPKRRPEAPAKVDSQSRSSCADILQRVSSYLELSLLLERPYLTYTLAVTLFNVGYFVPYFHLVAHSRQSGFSEYQAAFVMSAAGATDILGRIVSGWFSDLGHFRLIHLVGLWTSLAGVFIMLLPVSSLTGSYAALMFISLLYGFCSGALTSLVFAVVPMIVGVERVMGGLGLLQLIESGAGLLGAPLSGLLKDITGNYVASFMVAGSFLLLGSLTMATLPHYFSCTDPPPPQRCSFDEKSNSLHPELLQMNSLPPDTNNPTVERSDR; from the exons ATGGCTAAGTCAAAGGTGCAATCAGAGAGCCGAGCCGGTGAAGCAGAGGGTCCAGACGGAGGCTGGGGCTGGGTGCTGGTTGCAGCCATGTTCATTAGCACGAGCCTCGTGTTTGGCCTGATGCGCAGTTTGGGAATTTTCTTTGTGGAGTTCATCCAGTATTTTGAGGAGAGCGCTCAGGCCATCTCCTGGATCTCATCCACTGGCCTGGCAGCACAGCAGTTCTTCA gtCCGTTGGGTGCGGCACTGTGTAATGCATATAATGCCAGGCTGGTGGTGATGACGGGAGGCTTTCTTGCTGCACTCGGCCTCATACTTGCCTCTCAGGCCACCTGCCTTGTTCACCTCTACCTCACAATGGGTGTTGTTTCAG GTTTGGGTTGGGGGCTGGTCTTCACTCCCATGGTTGCCACAGTCATGGCTAACTTCACCCGCCGCCGTGCACTGGCTCTGGGACTGGGCTTCTCCAGCATTGGCCTCTCATCCTTTGCCTTTAACCcactcttccagctgctggtggAAACATATGCTTGGCGAGGCGCCCTGCTCATTCTGGGGGGTCTAAGCCTCAACATTGTGCCCTGTGGAGCCCTCATCCGCCCAAAGCGGAGACCTGAAGCCCCAGCAAAG gtggaCTCTCAGAGCAGGTCATCGTGTGCTGATATCCTGCAGCGAGTCTCTTCCTACCTGGAGCTCTCGCTGCTCTTGGAGAGGCCTTATCTCACCTACACACTGGCCGTCACTCTTTTTAATGTTGGCTACTTTGTGCCATATTTCCACCTGGTGGCTCACAGTCGCCAAAGTGGCTTCTCAGAGTACCAGGCTGCTTTTGTCATGTCAGCAGCAGGTGCGACGGACATTTTGGGCCGAATAGTGTCGGGTTGGTTCTCTGACCTGGGCCACTTTCGGCTCATTCATTTAGTGGGTTTGTGGACGTCTCTGGCGGGAGTGTTCatcatgctgctgcctgtgagCTCCTTGACTGGATCCTACGCTGCATTAATGTTCATCAGCCTCCTCTACGGCTTCTGCTCTGGAGCGTTGACCTCTCTGGTGTTTGCAGTGGTGCCTATGATTGTTGGTGTGGAGCGCGTGATGGGGGGGCTCGGACTGCTGCAGCTCATCGAGAGTGGTGCAGGACTGCTGGGGGCTCCTCTGTCAG GCTTGCTTAAGGACATCACAGGCAACTATGTCGCCTCCTTCATGGTCGCGGGCTCTTTTCTGCTCCTCGGTAGCCTGACCATGGCCACTCTGCCTCACTATTTCTCCTGCACAGATCCACCGCCTCCTCAAAGATGCTCCTTTGATGAGAAGAGTAACAGTTTACATccagagctgctgcagatgaaTAGTTTGCCACCTGACACAAATAATCCAACAGTGGAAAGGTCCGACAGGTGA